A section of the Oryzias latipes chromosome 8, ASM223467v1 genome encodes:
- the hgs gene encoding hepatocyte growth factor-regulated tyrosine kinase substrate isoform X4 yields MGKGGGTFERLLDKATSQLLLETDWESILQICDLIRQGDAQAKNAIAAIKKKLNDKNPHVALYALEVLESVVKNCGQTVHDEVASKQTMEELKELLKKQTEPNVRNKILYLIQAWAHAFRNEPKYKVVQDTYQIMKVEGHVFPEFKESDAMFAAERAPDWVDAEECHRCRVQFGVMTRKHHCRACGQIFCGKCSSKYSTIPKFGIEKEVRVCEPCFEQLNNHPSLSPPLRKAEGKAPTAGLAELPPEYLTSPLSQQSQMPPKKDEAALQEEEELQLAIALSQSEAEEKERMRHKNSYSVYPKTDPTPVTSSAPPVSTLYTPPVNSSAPLAEDVDPELARYLNRTYWEKKQEEARKSPTPSAPAPVSLAEPLPAVSQPVESHVPVQPVSIIEQPYQNGESEENHEQFLKDLQYAVTTFLNRMKSNHMRGRSITNDSAVLSLFQSINNMHPQLLDILNQLDEKRLYYEGLQDKLAQVRDARAALNALRDEHREKLRRAAEDAERQRQIQLAQKLEIMRQKKQEYLEMQRQLAIQRLQEQEKERQMRLEQQKHTVQMRAQMPAFSLPYAQMQSLPPNVAGGLVYQPGAPPSYPGTFSPAGSVEGSPMHNIYMSQAGQAGPGQYQAMPPSSTDPNMVNAYMYQAAGTNGQPPPPAGQAPPATTPAYSNYQPTPAYQNAVSQAQSMPHMSQAAPTNGMGYMGYQPYNMQNIISALPGQDPNMPPQQQYMSGQQPMYQQVAPPGGSQQQQPQAQQQAPQAAPCSTEAQLICFD; encoded by the exons ATGGGAAAAGGTGGAGGCACGTTCGAGAGGCTTCTCG ATAAAGCCACCAGTCAGCTGCTGCTGGAAACCGATTGGGAGTCGATTCTGCAGATCTGTGATCTCATTCGTCAAGGAGACGCACA AGCAAAGAATGCTATTGCGGCCATTAAAAAGAAGCTGAACGACAAAAATCCTCATGTGGCTCTTTATGCACTAGAG GTTCTGGAGTCCGTGGTGAAGAATTGTGGACAGACTGTGCACGATGAGGTGGCAAGCAAGCAAACCATGGAGGAACTAAAAGAGCTTCTTAAG AAGCAGACAGAACCGAATGTCCGGAACAAGATCCTCTACCTGATTCAGGCTTGGGCTCACGCCTTCCGCAACGAGCCAAAATACAAGGTTGTCCAGGACACCTATCAGATAATGAAAGTGGAAG GTCATGTTTTCCCTGAGTTTAAGGAGAGTGATGCCATGTTTGCAGCAGAGAGA GCTCCAGACTGGGTTGATGCCGAGGAGTGTCACCGGTGCAGAGTCCAGTTTGGAGTTATGACGAGAAAG CACCATTGTCGAGCTTGTGGACAGATTTTCTGTGGAAAGTGTTCGTCTAAGTACTCCACCATTCCAAAGTTTGGCATTGAGAAGGAAGTGCGCGTGTGCGAGCCCTGCTTTGAGCAGCTCAACAA CCACCCCTCCCTCTCTCCTCCCCTTAGAAAAGCTGAAGGGAAAGCTCCTACTGCAGGTCTGGCCGAGCTGCCACCCGAGTATCTGACCAGCCCTCTGTCCCAACAGTCCCAG ATGCCTCCCAAGAAAGATGAAGCAGCCctccaggaggaagaggagctgcagctagCGATTGCCCTTTCCCAAAGTGAGGCTGAAGAGAAGGAACGGATG AGACACAAGAATTCCTATTCAGTGTATCCTAAAACGGATCCAACCCCCGTGACTTCCTCTGCTCCACCAGTCAGCACCCTTTACACCCCCCCTGTG AACTCTTCTGCTCCATTAGCTGAGGATGTGGACCCTGAG CTGGCTCGTTACCTGAACAGAACTTATTGGGAGAAGAAACAGGAAGAGGCTCGAAAGAGCCCCACCCCTTCAGCCCCTGCCCCTGTGTCTTTAGCTGAACCTCTGCCTGCAGTCAGCCAGCCTGTGGAGAGTCATGTCCCTGTTCAGCCTGTCAGCATCATAGAG CAACCGTACCAGAACGGCGAGTCCGAGGAGAACCACGAGCAGTTCCTGAAGGATCTGCAGTATGCCGTCACGACCTTCCTTAACCGCATGAAGAGCAACCACATGCGTGGGCGCAGCATCACCAACGATAGTGCAGTGCTCTCACTCTTCCAGTCCATCAACAACATGCATCCACAGCTGCTGGACATCCTCAACCAGTTGGACGAAAAGCGCC TGTATTATGAGGGACTGCAGGACAAGCTGGCCCAGGTGCGTGACGCTCGAGCCGCCCTGAACGCGCTTCGAGACGAACACAGAGAGAAGCTGAGGAGGGCTGCAGAGGATGCGGAGAGACAGCGGCAGATCCAGCTGGCACAGAAGCTGGAGATCATGAGGCAGAAGAAGCAG GAGTATCTGGAGATGCAAAGACAGCTGGCCATTCAGCGCCTCCAGGAGCAGGAGAAGGAGAGGCAGATGCGTTTGGAGCAGCAAAAGCACACAGTCCAGATGAGAGCCCAGATGCCGGCTTTCTCTCTGCCTTACGCTCAA atgcaaTCTTTACCCCCGAATGTCGCGGGAGGCTTGGTTTACCAGCCAGGGGCCCCGCCCAGTTACCCTGGCACTTTCAGCCCTGCTGGTTCTGTAGAGGGTTCACCCATGCACAACATCTATATGAGTCAGGCCGGGCAGGCTGGACCGGGTCAGTACCAGGCCATGCCCCCCTCTTCGACAG ATCCAAATATGGTGAATGCTTACATGTACCAGGCTGCGGGCACCAACGGGCAACCTCCCCCTCCCGCCGGTCAAGCCCCTCCCGCTACCACTCCTGCTTACTCGAACTATCAGCCCACACCGGCCTACCAG AATGCAGTCTCCCAGGCACAGAGCATGCCCCACATGTCGCAGGCGGCCCCCACCAACGGCATGGGTTACATGGGTTACCAACCCTACAACATGCAGAACATAATTTCCGCTTTGCCTGGGCAGGATCCCAATATGCCCCCCCAACAACAATACATGTCAGGCCAGCAGCCCATGTACCAGCAG GTGGCGCCACCTGGTGGTTCCCAACAGCAGCAACCACAGGCACAACAGCAAGCGCCTCAGGCAGCCCCTTGCAGCACAGAGGCACAGCTCATTTGCTTCGACTAA